The DNA window ACAGTTTGGAGCTAAATCTAGCAAACGACTTAAACATGGCAATGAGATAGCGCTGGCTGAAAGTTTAGTTGAGCAATTAAAGCGCTCGGGTACAGAGTTAATTATTATTGACGAGTTTCAAGAACTTGTTGAAAACAACTTAGGTAAAAAGCGCCGAGACATTGCCAATCAGTTTAAATACATCAATGAAAAAGCGGGGATCTCCATTGTATTAGTCGGTATGCCTTGGATAGACCAAATAGCCGATGAGCCTCAGTGGTCATCACGCATTTTTATTCGCCGCTTTATTCCTTATTTTAAAATCTCAAAAAAAGAAGATCTTCAACTTTTTATTCGTGTGCTTAAAGGGTTTGCAAATCGATTGCCATTTTCAGACAAGCCTCGTTTTGAGGATTTGGATATCGCATTGTCACTTTTTGCCATTTCAAATGGCTGCCTTAGAAAGCTGAAAAACTTCTTAGACTCAGCACTTACTGAAGCGCTAATAAGCGATGCTGTAACACTAAATAAGCAATGTTTAAGTTCTGCGTTTAAGGCATGGCGGCCAGAACTCGACAATGTATTTGAGATGAATGTTAATAAAATTCAAGGCTGTGAGGTGGAACAGTATTCCACTTTTAAACCCGATGGGCCTCAAGATGAAGACCCATTTATTGATACCCAGTTTTGTAAGAAGGTGTCACTGGTGCAGTTGTTGAAGAAGTGAGTCGTACAGACGCCAAAACGCAAAGGTTTGACTTTAGCTTATGTAAATAAGCTAACATTAAAAATCAACAGCTTTGAACTCATGAGTTAGTTTGTATTTCGCACATATCAAAGCAGCAAGGAGCTTATGGAAAACTACATAAACTTAAACAGAGCTTTTGCTTTGATACCTGAAAGTCAGGAAAGGGAATACCAAGATGAGTGGGGTTCTTTTCTTGGTAGTTCAAAGGAAAAAGGTTGGAGCGATGTACTAAAAGAATACCGTTGCGTCATACTTGCAGAGGCGGGAGCAGGCAAAACAGAAGAGTTTAGGCAACAGGCTTCCAATTTGATGAAACGAGGTGTTACATCGTTTTTTATTCGTATCGAAGACATTGATAGCGACTTTGAGGATGCGTTTGAAATAGGTTCTCAGCAGGAGTTTAGAGATTGGTTAGATGGTAGTGGCGAAGCTTGGTTTTTTTTAGACTCAGTCGATGAAGCTAGGTTAACAAACCCAAATGCTTTCAAAAAAGCTATTAATAGATTCGCCACATGCATCTCAAACGCTAAACACCGAGCGCATATATTTATTTCGAGTCGACCTTATGCGTGGAGGCCAAAAGAAGATAGAAGCATTGTAGATGATAAATTATATCTACCTCAGTGCCAGAATACGAAAGAGCCTTCAGTCCATGATGGCGACGAGACAGAGAATGATCTTAGTGCGTTAACCGTGATGATGTTAAAGCCGCTTGATAGTGACAGAATAAAAAGTTACTGTGAAGCGCGTGATGCACAGAGTGTTGACTCCCTTCTAGAAGAAATAGAACGGTTAAATTTGTGGACCTTAGCAGAGCGCCCTTTTGATCTGGAAAACATCATTGATAAATGGCGAGAGGCAGGCGTTCTTGGTAGTCGAATAGAGCTGTTAAAGCACAATATTAAATCAAAACTGACCGAACAACACTCTGTTGATAGAGCCGACAGCCAGCACTTGGTTTTGGAACAAGCCTTAAATGGGGCCCGTAAGCTAGCGGCTGCAGTTATATTAACTGATACCGCAGGCATTGTTATTCCAGATTCAATATCAAAACTGAAAGGAATACAAGCCTGTGAAGTATTAAGTGATTGGGCTCCAAAAGATATTCGAGCATTACTAGAACTGGGTATCTTCAATGATATTATTTACGATACGGTTAGATTCCGTCACAGAGAAATCAGAGAGTTATTAGCAGCAGAGTGGTTTGACTCTTTGCTGCAATCTGGAGCTGATAGAAGCTCAATTGCCGCGCTTTTTTTCAAGGAGCAATATGGCGAAAAAATAATTACACCAAGGCTTCGCTCAGTTTTAAGCTGGTTGATTCTATTTGATGATATTTTCTATCAGCAGGCAATAAGCATTGCACCGGAAATAGCTGTTGAAGGCGGTGATCCAGCCATATTGCCACTACCGACACGAGAACGGTTACTAGAGAAGATTGTGCTTGAAATTGCCACAAATAAAGATGACCGTGGCGCTAGAGACAATACTGCTATAGCAAGAATTGCTAGAGAAGATTTAACACCTAAAACGGTCGAATTAATAAAAGAGTATTTTGATAACGATGAGGCCATTTTTTTCTTGGGCGTTTAGTATGGCAAGGAAAAATGGTTGATGCCGTAGTGTTGTTTGAGAAAATTGCTCTGGATGCTGGCAGAGATATATATGCCAGAGTAGCTGGAGTGAGGGCAATCGCAACATTGGCTGAACCCAACTATAGTGCAGAATTATGGGCTAAATTAAATTGCTCAGCTCATGCTATTGAGCAACGTCTATTAGCTGAACTGTTGGAAGAGGCCTGCCCTAATGTACACAATGTTGAACACCTACTAAAGTCCCTTGAAGTAATTGATTGTGATAAAAGAAAAAGTGACTTCTACTCTTTGCGCAATGCAATGGATGACTTTATATGTAAAGTTACAATTAATAATAATGTTGAGGTGCTAAATAAGCTAATAGATGGCTTGGATAGGCTGTTTAGGTGTAAACCATTCATAAACGATGAATATTGCAAGGTTTCAGCAAATCATGCTTGGTTGATTAGTTATGCCGCGTTGATGTTGGAAAAAATGATTGAATCGAAGTGTGAGTCCGTGTTTTCTCAACGAGCTCTGTCTGTACTCATCTCAATTGCTCAAGTGAAATCTTCTTGGGGACATAGTGGCTATAATGATTACGAGGATAGTCTTGGGGAACTAATACCTGAGTGGCCCGAATTAAATGACGCGCTATATTGGGAGACATTGTATCAAGCTCGAACCTCTTATGAGAAAGTTGGAAATGGAGGAGCAGAACTCTGGGGTGTTGCTAGTCACAATAGCTTTTGGGTGATTGACGAAAACTCATATACAAGGCTATTGAAAAGTATTTCTAATTTAGAGTGCGAGGAAGAGCAGTTAGCTGCGTTAAGTACAGTGATTGATCTTTATTGGTGGACTAATAAACCAAAAAAGATGTTAGACGATTTAAAAGTAGCAGCTCAGACTAACTCTTCCTTGCAAGGGTTAATGCAAGTAAGGCTTGGTCCAACACTAACTGAAATTAGTGACACTCAAAGGCGACTTTATGCCAGCAGAAAAAGGCAAGAAGTTGTGGAAAAAAAGAACAGCAGCAACGGCAAGAGTGGATAGAGAGGCTACGTAGTGCACCAAATCAACTCGTGGTGGAATCGCTTCTTAACAATGGTAAAATATCCAATAACATTGTATGGCTTTACTCTGAAATTGTTCAAGAAGGGCTAATTACGACAAGTGCAGGTGGAGCTGATTGGCAAAAGCTTATACCGGAGTTTGGTGAAAAAGTAGCAATGGAGTACCGAGCAATTGCACAAAAGCTATGGCGCAGTTTCAATGTGCCTCTACAGTCAGAGCACAAGTCGTATATAAATAGTCACTCTTATGCTCTTAATGTTGCCCTTGGTGGCCTTGAAATCGAATCGCGCGAGTCATCGGCATTCCCTCATAACCTTTCAGGTACCGAATTAAATCAAGCATTGAGGTTTTTAGGTAAAGAACTCAATGGCTTCCCTAGTTGGCTTGAAGAACTATTCAAAGTTTATCCATTAGAAACGACTGAGGCGATGGCAAAAGAAGTCATCTGGGAGCTTGAATATGCCTCTAAAGATGACAAAGTGCACTACATATTAAGTAATATACTGCACCAAGCTCCATGGGTACATGAAGCTATTGCTCCCGCGATATTTGACTGGCTATATAACAACCCAGGAAAAATCATTAAGTTTCCAGAGTATTGTGTTCAGATCATGGTTGGTGGGAAATACCCTAGAGAAGCTCTGGTCGCATTAGCGAAACGTGAGCTAAGCAGAGGAACTCCCACGGAAATTCAGGCTCGTTGGTACGCCATGTGGGTCGACTGGGAAGCCGAGCAAGCAATACCTGCGCTTGAAGCGTGGTTAGAAGAGTTGTCTGATGAGAAAGCTAAAATTACCGCTGAAACTTTTGTAACTTATTTGGTCGGCGATAGAAGTGGTCGCGGGGGGATTGGCGGCATGGAAACATACATTACCCCTCAATACTTAAAACAACTTTATATTTTAGCGTATAGGTTTATTCGAGCTGAAGATGATATTAAAAGATCTACAGGCGGGGCCTATACACCAGGGCTTCGAGACGATGCACAAGATGCAAGAAACCGTCTTTTTTCACTACTAACTGAGTTACCAGACAAAGCTGCTTATGACGCGATGAAAGAGCTAGAACAAGAACATCCAGAACCTAATTACCGTCACTGGATGAAAAAGCAAGCATATAAACGAGCTGAAGCCGATGCTGATTTAGAGCCATGGAGTTGTGAGCAAGTTTGCCAGTATGCTACCTATCAGTTAGTCACTCCAAGAACCCATAAGCAGCTGTTTGAGCTGGGAGTTTTGAAACTGAAGAACATGAAAACTTGGCTAGAGCAAGGAAACGATAGTCCATGGAGAACTTGGCAAAAGGCTGAGCAAGAAAATGAGATGCGCAACTTAGTAACCGGTTGGCTTAATCAAAATTGTCGAGATCAATACACAACGGCTCAAGAACCTGAATTAGCAAATGATCAAAGAATGGATATTTGGCTGAACAGCAACTATGTTAATGCGCCAGTACCTATTGAACTAAAATTATTAGACAAAAGCTGGTCGGGAAACCAGTTGTGTGAGCGATTAAGAAACCAATTAGTTGGTGATTACCTCAGGGCCAATGGAGCATCTTGTGGTGTATTCCTCTTGGTTTCAGCCAAGACAAATAAGACTTGGCAAATAGATAACCAAAGTGTTTCTCTTGATGAATTACGTGATGCGCTGATGAATTATTGGACTTTAATATCCAAAGAATATCCAACAGTTAATGCTATAGAGGTGATTGTAATAGATCTGAATCAGAGAGGGAAAGTTAGTAGTAGTGCCAAACGAATTAAAGAGGTTTAAATGAATAATAAGGAAAGAGCTGTTCATATTTTAATTAGAAGGCTTAATTACCTATTGAAGCGCTTGGAAAACGAATTTTTTCATGTACATCCCAGTTTAGAAGAAAATAGGCAAACTACTAGCTTGGCTTTTACCTCTATTCTTAATGAAGCTGCAAATCTCCACGAGGCCGCATTTTGTAGCAGAGAATTTTGGCCTGAAATAACGAGATGGGGCAGTTCTCAAGAGTGGAAATGGGAAGAGATTAAGGTTCGGTTTACATATTGGCCTGTATTGGAAGTGCTAATGCCTTTTTCATTAGTTACAAATGACAAGTTGAAAATAGAAGGACGAGATGAAAACAACGCAACAAAACATCACGGGAAATTAGCATCATTTGAGGCTGCTTTAAATGCTAGCGCAGCTGCATGGTTTATTGTTATGGAAAAGGCTCGAGAAGAAGAGGTTTTTTTGGGAGCGAGTGAAGTTGATGATTTAATGAAGCTGTTTGATTGTTATGATTTAATCTCTTTTAGTGAGTCAGCGTATGGTCTTAAAGTCTCTAGACCTCTTGCTAATAAGGTGGAGTATCCAGTTGTACGCGGTTCTTCCGAAAT is part of the Pseudoalteromonas xiamenensis genome and encodes:
- a CDS encoding TniB family NTP-binding protein → MLTEAKKAKLNQFKAVFIEYTIPKTIINDFDKLRLHHDLAGEKPCMMLSGDTGCGKSALIQHYYDNNPPHFADGRRKVPVLLSRIPSNPSIESTLKQLLHDLGQFGAKSSKRLKHGNEIALAESLVEQLKRSGTELIIIDEFQELVENNLGKKRRDIANQFKYINEKAGISIVLVGMPWIDQIADEPQWSSRIFIRRFIPYFKISKKEDLQLFIRVLKGFANRLPFSDKPRFEDLDIALSLFAISNGCLRKLKNFLDSALTEALISDAVTLNKQCLSSAFKAWRPELDNVFEMNVNKIQGCEVEQYSTFKPDGPQDEDPFIDTQFCKKVSLVQLLKK